GGAGTACATGAAGAGCTTCAACCTGCCGCTGCTAATGCTGGGTGGAGGAGGCTATACTATCCGTAATGTGGCGCGCTGCTGGACTTATGAGACTGCCGTAGCCCTCGATAGCTCCATCCCTAATGGTGCGTATTTATGCCCTGGTTGCACTGattaatttttcttattttcatttgaaatggtaggaaaagaaaactttctttgttttgtacAATTCATATATAGATACACGTAGATACTAAACATCAGAGATATTATAGTTTAAACAAATAATTTTTCAATTgatacaaatacattttttaaattatccatTAGAGAGCTTACTAAATGTAATGATTAGCTTACAccgctattttttttttttgtcatgtaagttaaatatcttttcttttttattgtcatgtaACTTAACACAACAGCACCTATGTTTTGGATGCGCTAACTTGTCAAGGTGTGTCCGACTTGACATTGTATGCACCAGCAGTATATTAAGCAGTACAAAAATTAACATTACTTAGTAGATTATTTGAATTTGACATTTGAGTTTATTGGCCCAAAACTGTAATTGTAATATAAAAGTGTCATAGCGGGAGAAAAAAGGAACCTAACTTTAAACatatgaagcagcagcagcttagaAGAATTGAaccaattttaaaaatgtgtacttAGCTTTACAATTCCTCTCCACTCCACAGAGCTCCCATACAATGACTACTTCGAGTACTTTGGACCAGACTTCAAGCTTCACATCAGCCCCTCCAACATGACCAATCAGAACACCAATGACTACCTGGAGAAGATCAAGTGAGCCCATGAAATTACATTACTTAGTCTGAATATGTGTTATGAAATGCCAAGTTGCATCACCTGAGTCCTGATTCGTTAGTTTGGGAAGCTTTTATGTCttgtgtgtagttttgtctttgTTAGCGGTTTGTATATTAAATCTGCATTCTGTCCTCTAGGCAGCGCTTGTTTGAGAACCTGCGCATGTTGCCTCATGCCCCTGGAGTTCAGATGCAGGCCATTCCAGAGGATGCTGTGCAGGAGGACAgtggagatgaggaggaggatgaccCCAACAAACGCATATCAAGTAAGAACTTCTGACTTAGTCACAGTTTACTTCCACACTGACCACAGATCAGATGTCTTGCCGTTCATGCTGGAAAACAGTGCATTAATTAAGTTATCATCTGGCAACATTCAGTCCGTGCTCACGACAAGAGGATAGCATGTGAGGAGGAGTTCTCTGACTCAGAGGATGAGGGTGAAGGTGGCCGCAGAAATGCAGCCAGCTTCAAGAAAGCCAAGCGAGCCAAAACCgaaggagagaaagagggagaagaaaaggagaagaaaggtgaggaggaaacaaaaggtATCTGTTTTTTTGATTATTCTCATCCTTTGCAAGatattttgtcagattttatttgaagtaaaatcttaaaaaacaaattgtaTATTACTGTGATGGctatgaatgtatttttttctgggtTATAGaagtaaaagaagaagagaaggtcccagaggaggagaaaatggACACGTCCAAGTGAGAAAACACTGCACATATGCATATTGACTTTGTTCAGGAAGTGGCTAATTGGTAGCATCAATGATTTCTTTCTCTGGGTCTTTTAGGCCAAAAGAGGAATCCAAGACACCCTGAAGTCCTCTGCACGGACAAACCAACACGGATCTTAAAGCAACATATTTTGGATACATTGTCTTTCCAAGCTGCTGCAGTGGAACTCAGTGAAGGACTGTACATGTAAAATGAGATCCAATTCCCTCAAAACGGGATGGGGATCCAAACATTTTagggtttgtgtttttctaggACACCTTTTCAACCTTGCAGTTTATGGACTGAAGTCAAACTGAGTGTTTTTGAATATTGGTTTTGTATACgttctctttttttgtgccGACTCTTTTTATGCTACGAGACTTGCTTTCTCCATGTGGACAACTGTAAAAATGGCTTAGCACATGTCTGCTTTTATATATCTGAtggatttaatttatttaaatcatAGATATTTTGGCTactttgttttatgtctttctgtcCCACTTTTGTCCTGTGTCTTTGAATACGTAGTTGAAGCATGTTGGTACAGTAGATCCTTTTCTGTAATATATTTGTGGTCTTGCCTGCCAAGGTCAGTGAGAGGGTTTCATTTTTGAACAGCTTTTTCATGGCACAGTGTAAGCAAATTGCACTCTTTTATTTTAGGTATAATTTGGCATGTACCCTTTACAGACACATGGACGTATTTTGCTAATTTGTGAGACTCAAGTCATGTGAAATGATGCCTGATGGGCTTGGATTCCCTTGAAATTTGGACTTGAATGTCCAATGGGAGGcaagacaaatgtcaaaattcATTGTTGTATATATTTGTATTctgaaaacatcagtaaaagtGTTCCACAAAAAAGCTTCCAAATGGCATTGAAATCTGACAGATCGCAGTGTTTTGAACATAATGAAAAGTTGTAACTATGTTCagttaagtattttttttaaataagaatgtGCAATTTCATGTCTGGTCTGATGGAATAATGAATAAAttcataattgaaataacttttAAACTCAAGATACAAGAGGCAGCTCTGTATTTTCAAGACATCAATacaaacaaagtcagaaaatttCAAACCAAACCAGCATATTTATCAGATACATTTTGACAGAGGGAAATAAAAGGTCTTTCCCTTTGCTAGCTGAAGTCCAACAAATGCCTTCTTTGGACATTTAAGGTGTAACAGACTACTATAACACAAAGATGACATTGCATTTTATCCAGCTGAGCTCAGCACTTTGCAACCAATCTAATTAGGCTTAGCCGCTTCACAGCCATTCACTCTGCTCCACCGCAGTGCTGCTGTCCAGCAGGCCGTCCTGCTCTACAGGCTCGGCTTCAGCATCAGTCTCTGGATCTCGTGCTGGAAGTGGTGTCGGGGTTTCAACGCTTCTCTTGATACGCACCTGAAACATTACAATAAAGTGTATTTTCATTAAAGAGCAGTTAAGCCAAGATGACACATTTATTACCTGAATGAACCAGCTGAGTACATTCATATATTTCTCTTGCATGTTTTCTTCAACACATTTAATTGTATGAAGCAGTAACAAGATTTTACTGTGAAGCACCAAATGTCTGTCTACACTTGCTTTTTTGAAatgagaaaactacaaaaatagaATTATATGATACTGCCGGTAGTTACCAGATGTCAACCCAACTGAACACCTATGAAAGATTTTGGACCGATGTGCTCGACAATGCTGTACCTTCTTTATCAAAACACTAAATAAGGGGATATACTTGGGAAGAATAGCATTCATCTCTGAAGTAGAGTTCTATGTAGACACTTGCAGAATCAATGCTAAGGAGCACGGCTGTTCTGTAAATGATCACCTATCTGTATTAGAACATGACACACACAAGGGCACGAAGAGTAAACAACATGGcacaactgtttttcttttcagagaTACCCCGTCAAAACATGTCTGGCTCTTATTGTTCTGTTACACGACCCTGCAAGACTTGTGACCACAAACGAATGTTAAAAAATTAAGCAGTGAGTGACTTGTATCATGGGCTGCAGTAAAAGTTGTCAGACCTCACAACACATGCAAAATGTTTACAATACAGTTTGAGCTGAATTAGAATATATTAGACAATACATTGTGTTAGCATGTTTTAGATTGAAATTAAAACATTCCTTTAATTAAGATCATAGCAGGTTGGAAACAGTTTGTGGTAGTAATATACATCAGTTAAGAAAACAATTTGATGAGCTTCTCAATGTGCAAAGTTACAGACAATAAACTTAGTGTCAATAATGTGGTCTTTTTTCAGTTTACTGCTTTGATTTCACTTCCAACATGAAACTGTGTGATGGTAGACTGAGACAGTCACAGTTACCACACGGCCCTGCTCAAGTTTGCCCCATCAGCAAGTCTACGCCACCGACTTCCATTTGTCTGTATTAAAATCACTGTCTCATTGCTATTTGTGGATGCAATGATACCAAGTCAGTTCACTGTTGAAACTTTGACTTGATATTATGATTTTTTCATGGCTGCCATATCTTACATTTTGTGATATCTGGTATGATACAGTAAACAAACTGAAGCGTTACCTAATAATTATCAGTTTTTTAGTGCAATGCTGTTAGTCATTTTAAGACATTCCTACGCGACCTCAAACATGACTGCATGACATTCTGAGTAACAACATCAGCGTCAGGCAGCAAAAGTGCTAATTATTGCTGTCAAAGTACACATTTCACTTGTAGGTTAGTCGAGGTTACAGCAGCCTAtggcatttctgttttttgtaagaatttttctgaaatctagagtttgtcttttttcatttaatcatTACTGACCTAGTTATATTTTCCATTTCAATGCTCTGAAATGGTTCGCTATTATGTGGAGATTAAAGGTAATACAGCATATGAGTCGATACTTTTGCACACTACAAACAAAGACACTGCTTGTGAGAAATAACACCAGCCAAACTAAGGATGAAACTGTCTACAGAGTCACTGATCTGACGGCTGCTCACCCTCTTAGGCCGGATCGGCCTCCTCCTAACGCACGGGCAGAGGTAGAGGAATGAAGTGCTGGCAGCAAAGCAGCGGaaggaaaacactgtttccacaATAGACATCAAGATGAGCGGCACCCACAGAATGATTGTTGTCCCCTGAGTGAAAATAAAGACACGTAGCTGATCACTGAACACAATCCACATTAATATCAAAACAGGCTGaaggaaaaatatttatatCCAACTTACATAGATGCGGGTGGGGTCAAAGGGACACTCGTAGGTGACGCTCGAAGAGCCAACATCACTGTCAGAAAACTTGCAGTGCGTTAGCAGGCCCCATCCTTTATTTAATATGGCTTTCACCATAGACACTGACAAGCCTAAAGTGGAGGCAACTGCCAGGAGACCAGAAAAGAAGCTGAAGACCAACAGGACCCACTGCTGCAAGAACAACGTGACACAAGAATGTTAGAAAGTGAAAGTTGTTTTATTCTCAAGAAAAGATGTAAGAGGGAATAAGGAAAGTGGGGCAGGAATCACAGGTTAGTCTGCATTCCGTATTTCACAAATGTGTAATTTCAGTCAAAAACAAATGGCAAGTTCTGACAGGCTCCAGCAAATAGCAGACGAGTGCTGAATGGAAGAGGGAGAAGCTGTGCCAAAGACAGGGGAGCACTGTTTACCAGGAtcctgcttttcttgtttttggagAGGATGATGCCCGTTATTCCACTAATAATTCCCTGAAAGGACAAGATAACACTTCAACAAGAGGGACAGATTATCCATCACGGACACATGATACAATATTCTGACTAAAAATGGCAGTTTAAGGATTTACATACACTGACCCAATTTACACACTTCACTATCATCACATTGTGGATTTCCAGTAGCACAcctgtaaatatgtattttatttctacttctTTTGTATAgtgaatatttgttttaaacTAATATCCATTTACACTGAAAGCgctttttgcatatttcccacCACTTACCACCAGGCCTGCCACAATGGCAATGACATTGGAGATGGCGTACACCATAGTCCGGGCCTGAGCGTGCACATTGATGTGTCTGAGCACAGCACCGTGCACCAGCGCTCCGAGAAGAAAGTTGACGTGGCCCACCAGTACCAGCCCCAGCCCCATTTTCATCAAGGCTTTGTTGTCCTTGAGGCTGGCACAACATACTCCTAGAAGAGGTAGAATCGTGTTATTTGACCTCATAAACTTACAGTAGCTTTGAGCATTGTGACATCTGCTAGAATCTAAAAGATAAAACCAAGTCGTCATTACACTGTGAGTTCAATGCTCCATACTGTCAGACTGGTGTTGAAATAATCCCAAATTAGAGTATGTAAATATGAGCTGTGTGCACACCATTATGTGTTGCTGACAGAAAAGTAGTCAGCATGCACACTATTTTAACAAATGTGGTCTAAAATATAGAACAAACTGAGAGTGCAGAGCCCTGGGAACTTGTGTGAATTTACTGCAGTCTATTGTGGTTTCAGCAAAGTAAAAAGGAAGCGGGACAGCGGTTAAAACACTGCGACAGTACTTGAGAACAAGTCAGTTACCGCAATGATGCCTGCAGAGATGGCTGAAAATCTCATCCACAGCATGCAGTAAAATGCTGCTGCAGCTATGGTGACAATTCTGGTCTGTGGGGGATTGTGTTGCACTGTTTTGTTCCTCCCTCTGGGGCAAAGTGAAGCACCTACGGAGGCCTTGTAAGCCAATCCTTAACCAAATAACACAAAGCTTTGGGTGGGGTGTTCAAACACTTCCCCCTCCTTCATTCATCCTGCCTGAGGGTCAGGTAGAGACTGatctctgctgctggactgtCATTCATTCTACTGGTGGGTGCTGTTGTTGGTCAAAATATTGTGAGTCTCATGTTTGTTGCTACTCACGTACACAGTATTACACAGTGTCACTGTAGTGTACAAACCCCAACAGAAAGTCTAGGATATAATACATGATTTTCATATATTTATGTAACTTAATGTAGTGATAATGTCACCATGTTTGCTTGCATGGAATCTATGGATTTACTGGGTTTCCATGTATAattttgtgaagaaaaataacttaattttaattttttttctagtcAGGTAATTTGGATGGTAACCTTTTAACCATGTATCTTTAGTTATTTAACTCCTTTatattattcagttttattttattagaatttttcattgatcatatttttttaaaacagtgcatgtgtgtttttgtgctttctatctatctatctatctatctatctatctatctatctatctatctatctatctatctatctatctatcttagGCTAGACTAGCATTTCATATAATACTGTAGGGTTTAAGCCTTAATATTTAACTTTGACAAAACtgtgtaataaataatattgtaggctattcacattaatatttaaatcagtcaTTTAAATTTTCCTTATATTTAACATTAAGGGTCTAAGCCCTAATTCTGAAATTAGTGAGGTAAATTAGCTTGTTATATATAACTTTGCAGGGTCTTATATTAATCCTATTTCTCTGTTGTAAAgcatctgttgttttaaatgtgctataatattattttaacttgactaaaatgtttattatatgGTCATATTCCATATGATATTGTGCTGTTATAACTttgagattatttttttcattctgtttgGTAATGTCTATAATTTTACCTTGTTTAGGTTCATAGTAATGACAGGATGTTCAGTACAGTCCCCATATGAGTGTATCTCTGAGCTATTTGCATCTCATAATCAACTGCCACCCCCAGACTTCTCTTTTACCAGATAAATCTCAAGAAAAGTCCACTCATTATTAAGTTTACCGACAGAGGTACTCAGATAAGTCTCCAATGATAAAAAGTAGAACAAACACGAGAAAAATAAGTTATAATAAGCTAAATGCGCCAAAACTCTCCGTGTCTTCTTCATTCCATTTGCAACCGTTCTGACCACGCCTAAAAGTTGAGGACACAACAGCCATGCTGACTGTGAGTTcaggaaaaacacatgaaagttCACTCACCTAAGTTCACCATGGTGCCTTCTATGTCCCCTCAGATCATATTACTGCTACAGAAATAGTAAAGTCATTGTTGTCAGGTTTTTGGCACTGTTCTGTTTCTAGCTCGTTGTCCTTCCTCACCTGCTGACAGACGGGAGCTACCTGAGTGGAGGCTCCGCCCCCAACAGCGCCGCCCCTGCGGCAGGAGGAGGTACATCAGCTGTTaataatgcagctttattcaagCCATCTATTCCAATGAGGATTCAAAGTTCATGGTATATCAAAAACAAGTTCTATATCATTCAAATGTTGCTCCTCTATTGATGTTTTATTGAAAAACTTCAAGATGTACATGTTTTCAATGGCTTTGGCTGCTAGCCACCAGTAGGATCTGTCACTGGTATACTTTCATATACAAGGCAATACTTGGACTACTGCCCACCTACATTTGTTCTCTAACTGCACAGAAAAGTTCTGATCTTCACTCTCTCTGTTAACAAGatcatttgttgctttctgaTTCATATGCCTATACAGAATTGGGAAAAAGGGCTTTTGTTTACTCTGCACTTTTTTGCACGGAATATTTTGCAGAAGGACTGGAAACTAACTCAGTTAGTTTCATTGAGCGCTTTAAAATCCAAACTACGAGTTCTTGGGACTGACTCCACAACATGCACTTCTTGTAAATttaatctttttatttgttttttgctagtgtcttaattgtgttttaactgtaattttgtaTCTGTGTTTTGTACTTGCTGCTGCCTATCTTGGCCAGGACTCCCTTGAAAAAGAGGTTTTTAATCTCAGTGGGAtttctcctggttaaataaaagttaataagtaagtgaataaataataatcctatttcatatttgtttttattttagaaactgATTTTACAAGTTGCTATACTCTTGTGcctgttttagtattttgtaattttctgcattgcTTTACAAATAGATTTGAAaagttttatattgttttgatATAGGCACATAATTCTTTGATGCCGGTCTGAAAACACCACTTTGGTCTACTTGGGTTGTTTCTAAACAGGCTATATCCATAAATTTGATCTGATTTGATCTTAAATTATTAGAAATTTAAAAGTTAAACAAAATGATGAAGAGTTCACAAAGGAAAATTTCAATTCGTATGGGAGTCTTATTGTTCCACATTTTGAGGCTATAATGTTTTAATTGTCTGAGAACTGATGTTTCACTGCCAAGCAGGAAGATTTTATTACTTTACCGCGGGCAATTATTGATTAAAACTTACGATAAATACTGCTGCTCTCATAACTGGTATCAAAAAGGAAATCATTACACCTGTACTCCCTGCACTGGCTTCTTGTTAAATATAGTATTGATTTtaaggttttcttttttgtttatgaGGCTCTGCATGGGCTGGCAGAAGGGTACATTTTAGAACTTCTGTGTCTCTACTATACCTCCAGACCTCTTATATCCCCAAACCTGCTGTAAACTGTTTCAGATTGAAGGTGGTGAGTAAAGAAGATCCTGCGTTCGCTCCGAAGCTTTAGAAAAGTCTTTAGAAAAGAGTTTAATCTTACAAGCTGTTATccagttttgtttcattttagtaTTTTGAATTTCTTCTGATTTTTCATAAATGTTAGTCTTCACCTGTTGCCTGTTGTACTTATTGCACATATATTTGTTGTTGGTTGTCTTATACCATATACAGCAACTCgggtttgttttaaaatgtgctgtatGAATAACTTCTTCTGTTGTTTAACAAGAATATGAACCAGTGTATCAAAACTTTTTGTGATAATTCAAAAGAGTTACTTATCCACTTTTTTATAGTTCTTTTAGGGTGTGAGATTAAAATCATCACACTGAAAAAAGTTACTTTTGAAAGGAACACATTATTTATACACAAAGTTTAATTTCTAAAGATGCTTTTTTGATGATACCAAAATAAAGTCACAACAAATGTAATGCTAACTTCAGCACAATAGGCAATATAATTCAGACTTTTCATCATGAACGATGCACATTTTCTTCAAGTGACTAATGCTGCTTTTGCTGCAGCTCAGATTGAGCACAGACAGAGTCAAAGATCGcatgaacaaaacacacaacattcTTTGTAGCTTCAAATCACTGATtttaaatacttaaataaaaGACATAATACTACGAGCTGCACTGGTTTCCCAATCAGGATGTAGAACAGTTGTCTGACAGCCTCATCAGCGTGATTGCCAACACATGTCACTCTGGTTGTGAAGCTTCTTATTGACACACTTGTGGCAGGAGGGTAATCACAGTTGTTGGTCCTGTGTGAGGCTCACAATGGGGACAATACTTATATGCATCTGCGTGCTTCTTGGACATTTTATTTCTGCCCAGTCTGCAATAACATTTCAGGATGCCACAATTTCCCAggatttttcaggattttttgacaatttcatGCCTTTTCCATTTGAAAGAAATTTTGACATCCCTCCTTATGACACCTTCTTCAGCTCCTGGCGGACCTGGACCCCTGACTTTAACATGCTCTCTGGATTCCCTCCCTTCATGAAGGCTCCTAGAGTACAGGTGTTTTGTGATGAATCAAAGTTAACTGTGCTGGTTGATAAGAAAGCCAATGGTTTCAAATTGAATGGAGAGGAAATACAGTTGGGTGATAGGTGCTATAGCAACAGAGAGCTGCCACACCAGTTTGTCTTCACTTACGATTTTGATCAGTGTGGAACAACACAGGTGGTGAGTGCACCAAACTCTTCCCTGGTTATATTTCCAcatatttgttaaagatttttctgACAACATGCTGCCTCACAGATGCAGAATGGCTTTGAGGTGTTCAGCAACTCTCTGcacttgaatttaaaaaatacgtTTCCCTCCTGGTGGCAAATTCCGTCCACAATTTACGTCTCCTGCATCCCAACAAGGTGTgttcattcattaaaataacATCTACAGCCTCATCGCCAATCATACTATAAGTCTTGTGTTGTTTCAGATCATATTATAATCCAAATTCCTTGGTTTCAACGTCTCGTGCCAATGAGAAGAGCTTTCGTATGAAGGCCATGACTTGTGAGTGAAGCCACAATTCAACGAGATGCCGTTTGgctggattattttcatgtgaCACTGATGTATTTCCTGCAGCATCCTGGACCAGCACAGCAGACTCGAATATCTACAAAAGAGGTCAGGTTGTCAACCTCCAGGTTTCTGCTGAAATGAGGCCAGATGAACAGCTTTTCATCCAGTCCTGCTTTGTCTCTGCATCCCCTGAGCCCCAAACAAGACCCAGGCATGCAGTCATAATGAACAAAGGGTGAGCGATCAGTCAGGTATTTATCTTCACTATTTTCTTGTGCTTAATTTCCAGTCGCCTGAAATATCGTCGCTCTCTGCCAGGTGCACATCCCCTTTAGGGTCTCCCCATGCTGTTGTCCAATTCGTGGTCTCCAACAAAGCAGACGTGGTTAATTTTATTCTGAACACATCTAATCTTATTTCTGAGGTGAGTTTCTATAAACTGGTTTCCCTGGCATGTTTCTGACTTCTGCTGTTCAGCACTGTGACCTTATGAAATCTCTTCTGCTCTGAAGCTGTACATCCACTGCAGTGTGCTCATCTCAGACCAGGGCGTCACCTCTGGCTCTAAATCCTGCAACTACAATGTGATCCAATCGAGGTATTTGCCTACACACAACTGCacgtgtatttttaaatataaatccTGAGTAACACTAAGACTTCAATTTCAGATGGGAAGAACTAAGTGGTGATGTAGCGGTGTGCGATTGCTGTAAATCCAAGTGTAAAGGCTTGTCAGTCAACAACCTTCCTAAtggtaagaaaaataaaaacagattcaacAGAAAATCACTCTCTAATCTCTGACAGTGACTCATTGAGTTTGTCATTGCAGGTGCCAAGGCTATAGTCAGCACTGGTCCCTTTGTCATTGTGGACAGAGACAGGAGGAGTTCTGCACCTCCAGTCAATGAACCAAAAGAAACCTCCAGCAACCCTGCTTCCATCCCCGTGCGGTCGAATGTTCCTGATGTG
This is a stretch of genomic DNA from Acanthochromis polyacanthus isolate Apoly-LR-REF ecotype Palm Island chromosome 1, KAUST_Apoly_ChrSc, whole genome shotgun sequence. It encodes these proteins:
- the tmem54a gene encoding transmembrane protein 54a, which translates into the protein MVNLGVCCASLKDNKALMKMGLGLVLVGHVNFLLGALVHGAVLRHINVHAQARTMVYAISNVIAIVAGLVGIISGITGIILSKNKKSRILQWVLLVFSFFSGLLAVASTLGLSVSMVKAILNKGWGLLTHCKFSDSDVGSSSVTYECPFDPTRIYGTTIILWVPLILMSIVETVFSFRCFAASTSFLYLCPCVRRRPIRPKRVRIKRSVETPTPLPARDPETDAEAEPVEQDGLLDSSTAVEQSEWL
- the zpcx gene encoding zona pellucida protein C, with product MTSSWTSTADSNIYKRGQVVNLQVSAEMRPDEQLFIQSCFVSASPEPQTRPRHAVIMNKGCTSPLGSPHAVVQFVVSNKADVVNFILNTSNLISELYIHCSVLISDQGVTSGSKSCNYNLDADVMTERGANDRPIIRSKLEFSKGSDGSQSLSYEEEVVKQQEETKRKPKHGLKGMRSTFLQLLRRMDKAE